One Perca flavescens isolate YP-PL-M2 chromosome 14, PFLA_1.0, whole genome shotgun sequence genomic window carries:
- the LOC114568524 gene encoding uncharacterized protein LOC114568524 encodes MSHPSFTHSAGFPFSYRIEFKISLLIHQCITTPLPTSKNYSHHKPHHITSSSENKVLLLLGPSSAPWRIGLSAQPLLACGVPLTDHPRAPQSTASFNTAFPTHPHPSAQQAANQITCSLSHLLFTGVCLRSLMGGGGRGTGAATVIGGKQISGQSCQGRVETDPKSHKTGGRGDELQEREGRTIMMSPDARALEDLLYAGDLGDEGEGAEGAEPGGRAPAGTEESAASDNEPMTCAGCGEQVCDRFFLLAAGCVWHGVCLRCSQCHCELQTHPSLYWRNGHIYCQQDYCRMFGGGQCARCLQPIPASALVMRSGDLTFHPHCFSCQECDVTLIPGNLYCMQGQNLYCQSHYHGDDLQPKPSLKEAQNQVSGEGEESVSSPEPRLDDRATGGRSRRRSKRIRTCFRSEQLRALESYFAEKHNPDGKDWNCLAHKTGLPKRVLQVWFQNARAKLRRSLTADDSQANSPSAPQGSVTVATGSPSPSPSCSPPTNHSPSLLTPAPSTSCSSLCSPPRSPRRRRARPPASRFSCEAPLSSWTTTPRVHQGASPLWRPSRTSESQEEERREMLILIVLIDRITAEQLSLVLEFSLLWIVMEYSN; translated from the exons ATGTCACACCCGTCCTTCACTCACTCCGCTGGCTTCCCGTTTTCATACAGGATTGAGTTCAAAATCTCCCTACTCATCCATCAGTGCATCACAACGCCCCTCCCTACCTCAAAGAACTACTCACACCACAAACCTCATCACATAACCTCCTCTTCGGAAAACAAAGTCCTTCTTCTACTGGGACCGAGCTCCGCACCATGGCGGATCGGGCTTTCTGCTCAGCCGCTCCTCGCCTGTGGAGTTCCCCTCACAGACCACCCGAGGGCTCCACAATCCACTGCCTCATTCAACACGG CCttccccacccacccccacccatcTGCTCAGCAGGCGGCCAATCAGATCACCTGCTCGCTGAGCCACCTCTTGTTTACAGGTGTGTGCCTGCGGAGTCTCATGGGAGGCGGCGGCAGAGGGACAGGTGCTGCGACTGTGATTGGTGGGAAGCAGATCTCAGGTCAGAGCTGCCAGGGAAGAGTGGAAACTGATCCCAAAAGCCACAAGACTGGAGGCCGAGGAGACGAGCTGCAGGAGCGAGAGGGGAG gaCCATTATGATGTCGCCAGACGCCCGAGCCCTGGAGGACCTGCTGTACGCTGGTGACCTTGGCGACGAGGGGGAGGGCGCGGAGGGGGCGGAGCCAGGCGGCCGAGCCCCGGCGGGGACGGAGGAAAGTGCTGCTTCAGACAAT GAGCCAATGACGTGTGCCGGCTGCGGCGAGCAGGTGTGCGACCGCTTCTTCCTATTGGCTGCCGGCTGCGTGTGGCACGGCGTGTGCCTCCGCTGCAGCCAGTGTCACTGCGAGCTGCAGACTCACCCTTCGCTCTACTGGAGAAACGGACACATCTACTGCCAGCAAGACTACTGCAG GATGTTTGGCGGCGGTCAGTGCGCTCGCTGCCTCCAGCCAATCCCAGCCTCCGCTTTGGTCATGAGGTCTGGAGATCTGACCTTCCACCCTCACTGCTTCTCCTGCCAG GAGTGTGATGTGACATTAATACCAGGGAACCTGTACTGCATGCAGGGCCAGAACCTCTACTGTCAGTCCCATTATCATGGTGACGATCTCCAGCCTAAACCCAGTCTGAAAGAAG ctCAGAATCAGGTCTCGGGTGAAGGGGAGGAGTCGGTCAGCAGTCCTGAGCCACGATTGGACGACAGGGCGACAGGCGGGCGGAGCCGCAGGCGGTCCAAGCGAATTAGGACGTGTTTCCGCAGCGAGCAGCTCAGAGCGCTGGAGTCGTATTTCGCTGAGAAACACAACCCCGACGGTAAAGACTGGAACTGCCTCGCGCACAAGACCGGCCTGCCCAAGAGAGTCCTGCAG gtgTGGTTTCAAAACGCTCGGGCCAAACTGAGACGCTCCCTCACCGCCGATGACTCTCAGGCCAATTCGCCCTCCGCTCCCCAGGGAAGCGTAACCGTGGCGACCGGCTCCCCATCCCCATCCCCATCCTGCTCCCCCCCGACCAATCACAGCCCTTCTCTTCTAACACCAGCACCATCGACCAGCTGCAGCTCGCTCTGCTCACCGCCCCGCTCACCCCGCCGCCGGCGAGCCCGGCCGCCAGCCAGTCGCTTCAGCTGCGAAGCCCCGCTTTCTTCCTGGACTACGACTCCCAGAGTGCACCAGGGTGCCTCTCCTCTCTGGAGGCCTTCGAGGACTTCGGAGAGCCAGGAGGAGGAGCGGAGGGAGATGTTGATTCTGATAGTTCTTATAGACCGCATTACTGCTGAACAGCTTTCCCTGGTGTTAGAATTTAGTTTGCTGTGGATTGTAATGGAATATAgcaattaa